ataaaaccaGCTTTCTTTCTGAGGATTTCTTTGTAATATGATTGTTAtacaatctatatatatatatatgtttcaacAATGTTATCTTCTGCAGTCTGAAACTATTCTCTTACTGGGCATTGAATTTGCAATTTAGTTTTGGGAGAAACTCTAGTTATCCGCATCAAGAGATTCTCATGAGAAATAATAATGTGAGAGTTTTTCTTCAAAGTCTCATGTTACAAGTTTTCCATTTGAGAAAGACAGAGATGCTTTTATACTTTAAAGACGAAGATGATTTACATCATATGCAAgttcagaaagaaagaaagaaagaaaaaaggatGCAGTTAATGGGTTGATCCTAAAGACGGATAGAGAGCTCGGCTCGGAGATGAAGAAGATCATTGATGAAGTAGGGGGAGTCCTCACCAATGAAACTAGCCCATGGTGCCCCTAACACGTCCCTGAATCCAATAGATTGAACTCCGGTGAACTTATACTTTCCTTTGCGTCTTATGGCAAACTCCTGGGTTGGCTTCCACCTAGATGAAAACTCGTAGTCCACAGTCACACTCACCGACGTCCCTTTTTCTTGTGACCAAAGAAACAATCCAAAATGGTGAAACCTATTTTGCTGGTCCTTGTTGCAACAAGGTGAGAGTAAGAACTCTTTCCCTCCCAAGTGAAACTTTTGAGAGTAGATACGATTCGATGGATACAGAGCATTGCATTCTTTGCGCGTCAAGTCTAAGTAGACTATGCACTGACGGTGAGGCACCTCGAACTCCACAGTTTTGATGGGTCTGCATGTGTAGCCTCGTTCAATAAACCGTCGGTCATGTGAGTCGGCTTTTATGGCGGCTTGATGAGCCAGTGATGATTCTGCTTTGAAGAAGAGAGCTTCAAAGACTAGTTTGTGCGCGACAGAAGGTTCAAAGTCGTCTGAGGTCAAGATTTTCTTGAGCCTGTGACATGTCATGTAAGGGAAACGGATGTAGGGAGCGAGATGATTGAGGATCCCTTGGCGTTCTTCGAGAACCGAGGAGTTTGCTTTTGCCCATTTCAAGACAACTTCGTAGACAATGTCCTCACACGTAATCATCAGATCGTTGCTCATTAGTAGTGTCATGATACCTACTAACGGTAAAGCCGTCAACTCCTCTGGTGGCAACCTATCAACCACTCAAAATGTTAAGAACACATTTTTTTTACACACAAAAAAGAAGCTTTGAAAGTttcaatgtatatatatactcactctaaaattgttgtaaaaaaatacatgttttatattttcaatgcattAATTATTGGTAAATTGTAAATctcaaaaattataattgtgtttattaaaatttcatggttaaaacttaaaaactgTGGAAATAActaattgtaaaaaataatgcattggtaactaaaattttatatgttttcttaataagcGTGGAAATTCTAAAACCTACATTTTTTGAACCAGAAAGAGTACTTACTTGGTTATATCGTTGAAATGCATGATGAGGAAATGCTTTGCAACATTTGTCAAAGGCTTTACGGAATCAGCGACTAGCAGGGGCCAAGGAAGACGAAGAATAAACGACGCATAAGGCAATGTCATGGGAATATTAAGCAACGAACGGGTGCAATACTTCATACACGAAGCAACTTCAAACTTGTCTGCGGCCATTAGAACACGAAACAAAGCAGGGACGTCAGTGACTGATGATAGCGAATTTGTATACATGAATTTCAATAGCTCCATTACAGCTGCTTCCTCTGCAAACAAATGGAAACcatcactttttataaataataatacaataccagaaataaatgtttaaatattcaaaataataccAGAAGCTTCTATTCTCAAAGTGACATGATTCTGCTCTGACTCAATCATTCCATTAGAGAATAGCTTGTAGAAAAATGGGCTTTGGGCTGCCAAAATGGGAGAGCTTATATGTAAATCTGTAACTCTAGGAGCTGGAGGGTTACACTCTTTCTCATTTTCACCATCTACAGCTGCCATAGTTTTCATAGGTCTAAAGTCAGTCTTTA
The window above is part of the Brassica napus cultivar Da-Ae chromosome C3, Da-Ae, whole genome shotgun sequence genome. Proteins encoded here:
- the LOC106388744 gene encoding BTB/POZ domain-containing protein At4g01160-like — its product is MDSNSDPCFGFAFNNVQFSDRLLRIEITNGGEITNVDSVQDRKRRRTDVNTSAVDGENEKECNPPAPRVTDLHISSPILAAQSPFFYKLFSNGMIESEQNHVTLRIEASEEAAVMELLKFMYTNSLSSVTDVPALFRVLMAADKFEVASCMKYCTRSLLNIPMTLPYASFILRLPWPLLVADSVKPLTNVAKHFLIMHFNDITKLPPEELTALPLVGIMTLLMSNDLMITCEDIVYEVVLKWAKANSSVLEERQGILNHLAPYIRFPYMTCHRLKKILTSDDFEPSVAHKLVFEALFFKAESSLAHQAAIKADSHDRRFIERGYTCRPIKTVEFEVPHRQCIVYLDLTRKECNALYPSNRIYSQKFHLGGKEFLLSPCCNKDQQNRFHHFGLFLWSQEKGTSVSVTVDYEFSSRWKPTQEFAIRRKGKYKFTGVQSIGFRDVLGAPWASFIGEDSPYFINDLLHLRAELSIRL